In the genome of Blastopirellula retiformator, the window CGGCGGCTCGGTGCCGGACGGTACGTTTGACTACCGATTTACGTTCTCCAACGCGGGTCTCACCAACGAAACGCAGGCTTCGGCCAACGTGAACGTCAACGTGGCCGACTTGGGTGACGCGATCGCAAATAACAACACGGTCACGTTCGCCAACCCGCCGCAGAGTTCCAGTCACTCGCAAGTGAACATGTACCGCAGTAACGACGGCGGCGCCACCTACTTCCTGGTCAGCTCGTTTGCGATGGGCGCCGCGGTTGAAGATACCGCCGCAGCGCCAACCGCGACGCAGTTGCCGGCCGCCAACATTGGCGGTACCGGCGCCAACGGCACGTTGACCGGCGGCGACGTGTACGAATATCGATTCTCGTTCCTGGACGCGGACGGAAACGAAACAGTTGCGTCGGATCCTTTGCAGATCACTGTCGACGGTTCGCCTGGCGATGGCAACGGCTACTCGGTCGTGCTCGATGCCATTCCGACCAGCGCCGACTACGACGAAGTGCGCATCTACCGGACCGCCCCCGGCGGCAGCGACTTTTTCGAGCTGAATACGATCACGATGGCGGCGGCCGCCGGCCCCTACATCGATGACGGTTCGACGCCGCTGACGGCCAACGCCCTGGACGAAGCGACGCTCAACGGCAACTACTCGTACTTGGTCACCTTCGGTCGTACCGGTCAGGAAGAAAGTCGTCCGTCGCTGGTTCTCGGTCCCGAAAACGTGATCAATGGTCGCATTTCGTTGTCCAACTTGCCGATGCCCAGCGGCGGCACACCGCCTTACGACACGGTCAACGTTTACCGGAACCTGTCGACCGACTCCGCGTCCTATTACCTGGTTACGGAACTAGCTGCCGGCGAAGACTTTGTTGACAATCGATCGGACGCCGAAATCTCGGATTTGACCAACACGGCCAATCGCGTGGTCGATCTCGACGGTCCAAAAATCGACTCCAATACGTTTTTGGTCGACGTCGTCAAACGGGACGGCCTGAACTTCGAGCAGATGTTTACCGAAGGGGATTTGACCTTCACCGGCTCGAAGGGTGACCGAACGCTCGACGAAAAGACGTTTACCGTTACCAGCACGACGATCGTGCAAGACCTGCTTGAGTTCATGCAGGCCTCGCTCGGCATTCAGCCGTCGGTCAACGGCAACTCGAACCCGATTCCTGGTTCCGAGAACACCATCGCCAATGAGACCGGAGCCTTGTCGCAGGGCATTAGCATCACCAGCGATGGTCGGATTCGCGTCGTCTCCAACAATGGCGTCGACAACGGCGTCGATATTGGTCTCTCGTCGTTTCAGCTGGACACCGGCAGCGGCGTGATCCAGAACCCGAACCTCAACTTCGGCGTGATTCAGGAGGCTGTGGGCGAAAGCGCCGTCGCCGACGTGATCGTGTACGACTCGTTGGGCGTGCCGATGAACGTTCGCGTGACGACCGTGCTGGAAGCCCGCAACGGCACCAATACCATTTATCGCTGGTTCGCCGATTCGCCCGCCAATGACGCCGACACGATCGGCGACGAGACGGAAGAGGCTCGGATTTCCGTCGGCACGGGCTTGATCTACTTCGACGGCGACGGCAACTTCATCGGTTCGGACAACAACACGGTGACGATCAATCGCCGGAATATCCCGTCGGAGTCGCCCCTGGAGTTTGACCTCGACTTCTCGCAGCTCTCGGGTCTGGCGGCCGATGAGGCGACCTTGAACGCGTCGCGTCAGGATGGTTCGGGCACCGGTAAGTTGAACAGCTTCATCATCAGCGAAGATGGCGTTATCCGCGGCGTCTTCTCTAGCGGCGTTGACCGCGACCTGGGGATGCTGCAGTTGGCCCGCTTCGCTAACCCCTCGGGTCTTGAGCAGCGGGGTAACAACCTGTTCGCCGCCGGCGTGAACTCGGGCTTGCCGGTTCAAGGCGATCCCGGTGAAGAAGGGATCGGTAGCGTCATTGCTGGCGCCGTCGAATTGTCGAATACCGACATCGGCGGAAACCTGATCGACCTGATTCTGGCCTCGACGCAGTACCGCAGTAGCTCGCGGGTCATCACTTCGGCCCAACAATTGT includes:
- a CDS encoding flagellar hook-basal body complex protein encodes the protein MGLASAMTTALTGMTAAETQIDVLGNNLANSQTVGFKASDALFANQFLQTRGLGSKPTDTDGGTNPRQVGLGVMVAEITPNFTQGTIEVSSNPSDLAIQGDGFFIVQGNNGERLYTRNGIFKTNSNNELVTITGERVLGFGIDENFNIQETQLVPLTIPLGAAAVAKATENVYLEGTLPATGDIGTVAQVIQSAILGNGAIDRPDVSTSLVTVAETPDESSSTTQSVSTPGIGALVQGQTEATGGSVPDGTFDYRFTFSNAGLTNETQASANVNVNVADLGDAIANNNTVTFANPPQSSSHSQVNMYRSNDGGATYFLVSSFAMGAAVEDTAAAPTATQLPAANIGGTGANGTLTGGDVYEYRFSFLDADGNETVASDPLQITVDGSPGDGNGYSVVLDAIPTSADYDEVRIYRTAPGGSDFFELNTITMAAAAGPYIDDGSTPLTANALDEATLNGNYSYLVTFGRTGQEESRPSLVLGPENVINGRISLSNLPMPSGGTPPYDTVNVYRNLSTDSASYYLVTELAAGEDFVDNRSDAEISDLTNTANRVVDLDGPKIDSNTFLVDVVKRDGLNFEQMFTEGDLTFTGSKGDRTLDEKTFTVTSTTIVQDLLEFMQASLGIQPSVNGNSNPIPGSENTIANETGALSQGISITSDGRIRVVSNNGVDNGVDIGLSSFQLDTGSGVIQNPNLNFGVIQEAVGESAVADVIVYDSLGVPMNVRVTTVLEARNGTNTIYRWFADSPANDADTIGDETEEARISVGTGLIYFDGDGNFIGSDNNTVTINRRNIPSESPLEFDLDFSQLSGLAADEATLNASRQDGSGTGKLNSFIISEDGVIRGVFSSGVDRDLGMLQLARFANPSGLEQRGNNLFAAGVNSGLPVQGDPGEEGIGSVIAGAVELSNTDIGGNLIDLILASTQYRSSSRVITSAQQLFDELLNIRR